From Methylomonas sp. EFPC3, a single genomic window includes:
- a CDS encoding class I SAM-dependent methyltransferase, whose translation MKIVAAQVKQNKHGYYELVDKPTQADLQAYYAEKYYQAAAGSYEVTYSESEITYFNNKIAQKFLAAQSHLVFPVNRAAKFLDVGAGEGWALKFFADSGWDCIGLDYSDFGCAAHNPGILEYLVAGDIYQSLRGLISDQRRFDLILLDNVLEHVLEPSALLVELRDLLEPNGVLMIEVPNDFSILQAHLMEFGHIDQPFWVVSPDHISYFGPDSLASLVKSAGLDVKMLMTDFPIDLALANPLTNYVRDRSVGKACHKARVEIENLLHAISPEKTNTLYQALADLGLGREVIAICSKAVQ comes from the coding sequence GTGAAGATTGTGGCAGCGCAGGTTAAGCAAAACAAGCACGGATATTACGAATTAGTAGACAAGCCGACTCAGGCAGACCTTCAAGCTTACTATGCGGAAAAGTATTACCAAGCAGCCGCAGGTAGTTACGAGGTGACTTATTCTGAAAGTGAAATTACCTACTTTAATAATAAAATCGCGCAGAAATTTCTCGCTGCTCAAAGTCATCTGGTATTTCCGGTCAATAGAGCCGCAAAGTTTCTGGACGTCGGTGCCGGGGAAGGTTGGGCACTGAAGTTTTTTGCGGATTCTGGTTGGGATTGTATCGGCTTGGATTACAGCGATTTTGGTTGTGCGGCTCACAATCCGGGGATTTTAGAGTATCTGGTAGCGGGAGATATTTACCAAAGTTTACGCGGTCTAATTTCAGATCAACGACGTTTCGATCTAATTCTGCTCGATAACGTATTGGAACATGTTTTGGAACCTTCGGCGTTACTGGTAGAACTGCGTGACTTACTTGAGCCAAATGGCGTTTTAATGATTGAGGTGCCAAACGATTTCTCGATTCTGCAAGCACATCTCATGGAGTTTGGTCACATCGATCAGCCATTCTGGGTGGTCTCGCCAGACCATATTTCATATTTTGGCCCCGATAGTTTGGCCTCGCTAGTAAAGTCGGCTGGGTTGGATGTCAAAATGTTGATGACCGATTTCCCAATCGATTTGGCCTTGGCGAATCCGTTAACCAATTACGTCAGAGACCGTTCAGTCGGAAAGGCATGTCATAAGGCTCGCGTCGAGATCGAAAATTTGTTGCACGCAATTTCCCCGGAAAAGACAAATACGCTTTATCAGGCTTTGGCCGATTTGGGACTGGGGCGCGAGGTGATTGCAATTTGCTCAAAAGCTGTTCAGTAA
- a CDS encoding SDR family NAD(P)-dependent oxidoreductase: MQFAQKLFSKKGVISRWVRMKSVVVISGATSGLGNELLRTLLSNHIPTIAIGRRIDRLAQQFGADIQNLVALEADLAKSTDLQWLRNLEMCLETKEFRQIVLLSNAGDINPIGLVGENAADEMEKSLNVNLLAPMLLASTCVRLAKALCAELLVLNISSGAAHKPIPGWSAYCSAKAGARMFFDTLASEYPETVVVRHIDPGVLDTAMQRQIRESPPARFPAVQDFIALKSDGRLKPPSLVAAEIVASILSGMPK, encoded by the coding sequence TTGCAATTTGCTCAAAAGCTGTTCAGTAAAAAGGGCGTTATTAGCCGCTGGGTACGAATGAAGTCAGTTGTCGTAATTTCCGGAGCCACTAGCGGCTTGGGAAACGAGTTATTGAGAACGTTGTTGTCGAATCATATCCCGACCATAGCAATTGGTCGGCGTATTGACAGGTTGGCCCAACAATTCGGTGCCGATATTCAAAACCTGGTAGCACTTGAAGCAGACTTAGCCAAATCGACAGATCTGCAATGGCTGCGGAATTTGGAGATGTGCCTTGAAACAAAGGAATTTCGGCAAATCGTCTTGTTGAGCAATGCGGGAGATATCAATCCAATCGGTCTGGTCGGCGAAAATGCGGCAGACGAAATGGAAAAGTCCTTGAATGTCAATTTGCTGGCACCGATGCTTTTAGCCAGCACCTGTGTCCGGCTTGCAAAAGCGTTATGCGCGGAATTGCTAGTACTTAATATTTCGTCGGGTGCGGCACATAAGCCGATACCTGGCTGGTCAGCATATTGCTCCGCCAAAGCAGGAGCTCGGATGTTTTTTGACACTCTTGCGTCGGAATACCCGGAGACCGTGGTCGTTCGACATATCGACCCTGGCGTTTTGGATACCGCAATGCAACGACAAATTCGTGAATCTCCTCCAGCGCGGTTTCCAGCCGTTCAAGATTTTATTGCCTTAAAATCGGATGGACGGTTAAAGCCGCCGTCCCTAGTCGCAGCTGAAATCGTAGCGTCGATTTTGTCCGGGATGCCGAAGTGA
- a CDS encoding metallophosphoesterase family protein produces the protein MKIGLLGDIHGNSLALEAVLASAKAKNVEILCLTGDFVGYYYSPDRVLDMLTEWSTFAVAGNHEHMLFESLESAERRDEYLSKYGSGLISAACRLSPSQLEWLRKLPAKLELDISGQRILLAHGAPWDTDCYLYPDAPEPHWTRAAEGNFDLVVLGHTHYRFQRKIGRSLIVNPGSVGQPRDRIPGAAWAVFDTDTMVCEHYSESYDVSTVIQQARVNDPNKKYLQEVLVRR, from the coding sequence GTGAAAATCGGCCTTTTAGGCGATATACACGGCAACTCGTTGGCGCTTGAGGCTGTGTTGGCAAGTGCCAAAGCGAAGAATGTCGAGATTTTGTGTCTAACCGGCGATTTCGTTGGCTACTATTACAGCCCCGATCGCGTACTCGATATGTTAACGGAGTGGAGTACGTTTGCGGTGGCGGGCAATCACGAACACATGCTGTTTGAGTCGCTCGAAAGTGCAGAGCGGCGCGATGAGTACCTTTCGAAGTATGGTAGCGGATTAATTAGCGCTGCATGCCGACTGTCGCCAAGTCAACTGGAATGGCTCCGGAAACTGCCCGCCAAACTGGAGCTTGATATTTCCGGTCAGCGTATTTTGTTGGCTCATGGTGCGCCCTGGGATACCGATTGCTACCTTTATCCGGATGCCCCGGAGCCTCACTGGACCAGAGCTGCCGAAGGAAACTTCGATCTGGTTGTGTTAGGGCATACGCACTACAGATTTCAGCGGAAAATCGGCCGTAGTTTGATTGTCAACCCGGGGTCGGTAGGTCAGCCTAGAGATCGGATACCCGGCGCCGCTTGGGCTGTTTTCGATACCGACACGATGGTCTGTGAGCATTACTCCGAATCTTATGATGTTTCAACAGTGATACAACAGGCTCGAGTCAACGATCCCAATAAAAAATATCTGCAAGAGGTTTTGGTTCGGAGATGA
- a CDS encoding ATP-grasp domain-containing protein, with product MTNILITGIGGDIAQAAASIVKQTHPDWRLVGVDMDSRHGGRLFVDHFEIMPPANSDSFIRRLEELVERYNIDFCLPMSEAELSVLARNGIESIGRAQLLWAGKKAIEVCCDKLETAQFVRSLGIAVPWTLPASADVNPLSFPCLFKLRNSAGSKAVFICNTIEEVHFFRARYPSAVVQEYLPDADQEITCAVYRSKSGVTQVLQMRRRLVGGFTGWAEIVEHSAVTEQCVTIAEALDLLGPINIQLRMTPDGPRIFEINPRLSSTILMRHLVGFTDLLWMVNEALGLPIIQPKESVGTVLVRTQGAAVVPS from the coding sequence ATGACAAACATACTGATAACTGGAATTGGTGGTGATATCGCCCAGGCTGCCGCGTCGATTGTCAAGCAAACGCATCCTGATTGGCGATTGGTTGGCGTAGATATGGATAGCCGGCACGGCGGTCGTCTATTCGTCGATCATTTTGAGATTATGCCGCCAGCCAATTCCGATAGTTTCATTCGCCGGCTAGAGGAACTGGTAGAACGATACAATATCGATTTCTGTTTGCCTATGTCCGAAGCGGAACTGAGCGTTTTGGCAAGAAATGGCATCGAGTCCATCGGACGCGCCCAATTGCTTTGGGCGGGTAAAAAGGCGATCGAGGTTTGTTGTGATAAATTGGAAACAGCGCAATTTGTGAGATCATTGGGGATTGCAGTTCCCTGGACTCTGCCGGCTTCTGCGGATGTCAATCCTTTGTCATTCCCCTGCCTATTCAAATTACGCAATAGCGCCGGGTCGAAAGCGGTGTTTATCTGCAACACCATTGAAGAGGTCCATTTTTTCCGAGCACGGTATCCGTCTGCTGTGGTTCAGGAATACCTACCTGATGCGGATCAGGAAATCACCTGCGCGGTATACCGCTCCAAGTCGGGCGTTACGCAAGTGCTGCAGATGAGGCGCCGTTTGGTTGGTGGTTTTACCGGATGGGCCGAAATAGTCGAACATTCGGCGGTTACTGAGCAATGCGTAACGATTGCGGAGGCCTTGGATCTTTTGGGACCGATAAACATACAGCTGAGGATGACCCCGGATGGGCCGAGAATTTTTGAAATCAATCCACGGCTATCGTCAACTATCTTGATGCGGCATTTAGTGGGGTTTACTGATTTGTTATGGATGGTAAACGAAGCGCTAGGCCTGCCAATCATTCAACCAAAGGAGTCGGTTGGCACCGTTTTGGTCAGAACGCAAGGCGCAGCGGTCGTTCCGTCTTAA
- the pseI gene encoding pseudaminic acid synthase produces the protein MSIKLADIEIGQSHKPFIIAEMSGNHNQSLERALQIVEAAARSGAHALKIQTYTANTMTLDLDQGEFFISDDKSLWQGTSLYKLYQQAHTPWEWHKPIFDRCRELGMIGFSTPFDSTSVDFLETLDVPCYKIASFENIDLPLIRKVAATGKPMIVSTGMASVAELDDTVRAARAAGCNDIVLLKCTSSYPATPKNTNIRTIPHLRELFGCEVGLSDHTMGTGVAVASVALGASVIEKHFTLCRADGGVDSAFSLEPAEMAALVVETERAWQALGEISYGVTDAEKKSLQFRRSIYIARDVVAGEVLTSENLRCVRPGLGLPPKYYETLLGRKVNRDVKMGTPMSWDLLG, from the coding sequence ATGAGTATTAAACTAGCCGACATCGAGATCGGACAAAGTCACAAGCCGTTCATTATTGCCGAAATGTCCGGCAACCATAACCAGTCGCTCGAGCGCGCATTGCAGATCGTCGAAGCGGCGGCGCGTTCCGGTGCGCACGCGCTGAAGATCCAAACCTACACGGCCAATACCATGACGTTGGATTTGGATCAGGGCGAGTTTTTTATTTCGGACGACAAGTCGTTATGGCAGGGTACGTCACTCTATAAACTTTATCAGCAAGCTCACACGCCTTGGGAATGGCATAAGCCCATCTTCGACCGTTGCCGTGAATTGGGTATGATCGGTTTTTCGACACCATTCGATTCGACCTCGGTCGATTTTTTGGAGACGTTGGATGTACCTTGCTACAAAATCGCCTCGTTCGAAAATATCGATCTGCCGTTGATACGCAAAGTGGCCGCCACTGGCAAGCCGATGATCGTTTCCACCGGCATGGCCAGCGTAGCCGAACTGGACGATACGGTGCGCGCCGCGCGCGCAGCCGGCTGCAACGACATCGTGTTGTTGAAATGCACCAGTTCCTATCCCGCCACGCCGAAGAACACCAACATCCGCACCATTCCGCACCTGCGTGAATTGTTCGGCTGCGAAGTGGGTTTGTCCGACCATACCATGGGTACCGGCGTCGCCGTGGCCAGCGTGGCGTTGGGAGCCAGTGTCATCGAAAAGCACTTTACCCTGTGCCGCGCCGACGGCGGCGTCGATAGTGCATTTTCGCTGGAGCCCGCAGAAATGGCGGCATTGGTGGTCGAAACCGAGCGCGCCTGGCAAGCCTTGGGCGAAATCAGCTACGGCGTAACCGACGCCGAAAAAAAATCGCTGCAATTTCGGCGTTCTATTTACATCGCCCGCGACGTCGTGGCCGGCGAAGTTTTGACCAGCGAGAATTTGCGCTGCGTCAGGCCCGGTCTGGGATTGCCGCCCAAGTACTACGAAACCTTGCTGGGGCGCAAGGTCAACCGCGATGTGAAAATGGGTACGCCGATGTCCTGGGATTTGCTCGGCTGA
- a CDS encoding FemAB family protein, translating to MAEIEQPWLDRLPFDLDEVLAAANLPARPYSENPGNWCNAAVRAEYLPVAYSRAMIDYQLAYWRGGGQPLFDLSLVLYQDKHPCGIWPLSFVVADGVRLGSNGDALLPPLFVAGLTPNVRKKLLQSCLDFVDTLARKFDIGQWQSLAAFENQSSVSEWQHLALCRGATVACSYELFIDLHRSVAEIKSGFRKSYRPLVSLGAKLWQIAVLDGRDDRVWDEFKNLHREVAGRVTRSDDSWRLQHAAVASGDAFLVYLRDGAQRMVGGGFFQVTRDEAVYAVAAYDRALFDKPLGHAVQYRAIEEMKSRGVRWYKIGARPYPGDQPPPSDKELRIAEFKQGFASHIFPCFRLTASLCH from the coding sequence ATGGCGGAAATCGAACAACCTTGGTTGGATCGTTTACCTTTCGATCTCGATGAAGTTTTGGCGGCGGCGAATTTGCCGGCCCGGCCGTATTCAGAAAATCCAGGCAATTGGTGTAACGCGGCCGTGCGTGCCGAATATCTGCCGGTGGCCTATAGCAGGGCCATGATCGACTACCAGTTGGCATATTGGCGCGGCGGCGGACAACCGCTATTCGACCTATCCCTCGTGCTTTACCAGGACAAGCATCCCTGCGGTATCTGGCCGTTGAGCTTTGTCGTCGCCGATGGCGTGCGTCTCGGTAGCAACGGCGATGCGCTGTTGCCGCCGCTGTTCGTTGCCGGGCTGACGCCAAACGTCAGAAAAAAGCTGTTGCAAAGTTGCCTGGATTTCGTCGATACGCTGGCGAGGAAATTTGATATCGGCCAATGGCAGTCGCTGGCTGCATTCGAAAATCAGTCCAGTGTCAGCGAATGGCAACACTTGGCTTTGTGCCGCGGTGCCACCGTTGCCTGCAGCTACGAATTGTTTATCGATTTACATCGTTCCGTTGCCGAGATTAAGTCCGGCTTTCGCAAGAGTTACCGGCCGTTGGTGTCGTTGGGTGCCAAACTGTGGCAGATTGCGGTTCTTGACGGCCGCGACGATCGGGTCTGGGACGAATTCAAAAATCTGCATCGCGAGGTCGCCGGCAGGGTGACGCGCAGCGACGACAGTTGGCGCTTGCAGCACGCAGCCGTCGCGTCCGGCGACGCGTTTCTGGTGTACCTGCGCGACGGCGCGCAACGCATGGTCGGCGGCGGTTTTTTTCAGGTGACCCGCGACGAAGCCGTATACGCGGTGGCTGCCTACGATAGGGCGCTATTCGACAAGCCTTTGGGGCATGCCGTGCAATACCGGGCCATAGAAGAAATGAAAAGCCGCGGCGTCCGTTGGTACAAAATCGGCGCCCGGCCCTATCCCGGCGATCAGCCGCCGCCCAGCGACAAGGAGCTGCGGATTGCCGAATTCAAACAGGGTTTTGCTTCACATATTTTTCCGTGCTTTCGCTTGACCGCCAGCCTATGCCATTGA
- a CDS encoding glycosyltransferase family 2 protein, translated as MANVSIGIVSYNRPELLKRAIESATSQTYRDVEIVISDNGSTDPLVRQIIEEFAANDPRIKCLFHPVNQGAFFNFRAALNAATGRYFIWLADDDYWCAEYLEHIVATAEQSGAALTYGRCEIVDVDLAGDDRLVKEMKTALGRLAAMTNFVRLDTDAVFYGLFPTALGRKLAGLLRFWRIPPKLAVAWPFLEYNFVSYAFIFGLLSSGGYCNASSENTVHFVGGRSPFPHSPSLGWRHLLLFLMYVSVHLQMASRFAYAAYAAASWPGVMFSPVAVGYLFCRRLGMILSQRLNTLRKV; from the coding sequence ATGGCAAATGTTTCCATTGGCATCGTCTCTTATAACCGGCCGGAGTTGCTGAAACGGGCCATCGAATCGGCGACCTCGCAAACCTACCGCGACGTGGAAATTGTCATTAGCGACAATGGCAGCACCGATCCGCTGGTCAGGCAAATTATCGAAGAATTTGCCGCTAACGACCCACGCATCAAGTGCCTGTTCCATCCGGTCAACCAAGGGGCGTTTTTTAATTTCCGGGCGGCCTTGAATGCCGCCACCGGCCGCTATTTCATCTGGCTGGCCGACGACGATTATTGGTGCGCGGAGTATTTGGAACATATAGTGGCCACAGCCGAACAAAGCGGGGCGGCTTTGACCTATGGCCGTTGCGAGATAGTCGATGTCGACTTAGCTGGCGATGACCGACTGGTGAAGGAAATGAAAACGGCATTGGGCAGACTGGCCGCGATGACCAATTTCGTTCGTCTCGACACCGACGCCGTGTTTTACGGCCTGTTTCCTACCGCATTGGGCCGGAAATTGGCCGGGTTGTTGCGCTTTTGGCGGATACCGCCGAAGCTGGCCGTGGCTTGGCCGTTTCTTGAATATAATTTCGTCAGTTACGCCTTTATTTTCGGCCTGTTGAGCTCGGGCGGATATTGCAACGCCAGTAGCGAAAATACCGTACATTTCGTCGGCGGCCGATCGCCTTTTCCGCATTCGCCAAGTTTGGGTTGGCGCCATCTGCTGCTGTTTCTAATGTACGTCTCGGTTCACCTGCAAATGGCGAGCCGGTTTGCCTATGCCGCGTATGCGGCCGCCAGTTGGCCGGGTGTGATGTTCTCGCCGGTTGCGGTGGGTTATTTGTTTTGCCGCCGGCTCGGCATGATTTTGAGTCAAAGATTAAACACACTGAGAAAGGTCTGA
- a CDS encoding class I SAM-dependent methyltransferase, which translates to MSVKTKFKDWLYTNYPGSKQKVENFFADAPLLRRLLRVGFTPTFQGWGMSTFTHTPWGSATDLGDIEQAFNETCGQLTELVKNDGFKLTQFKPAERLSMLNSLMWRHYIVFWSATFAAKYAPRGTHNFVECGVCDGLTSFFALSAASGCGNDWGAYLYDAWEAMRGDLLLDSEKANQGEYGYLNVDVTRANLAKFGDRVRFNKGYIPESFAQSENPEAIVWIHIDLNSATPTIAALDFFWPRMVSGGVVLFDDYAWAGYEDTRNLILQWLKGKEGTLLPLPTGQALIFKR; encoded by the coding sequence ATGAGCGTAAAAACCAAATTCAAGGATTGGCTGTATACAAACTATCCGGGGTCGAAGCAAAAAGTGGAAAACTTTTTTGCCGATGCACCACTGTTGCGGAGATTGTTGCGCGTCGGCTTTACCCCGACTTTTCAGGGTTGGGGTATGTCGACCTTTACCCATACGCCGTGGGGCAGTGCGACCGATCTGGGCGACATAGAACAGGCTTTCAACGAAACCTGCGGCCAGTTAACCGAACTGGTTAAAAACGACGGATTCAAACTGACCCAATTCAAGCCGGCCGAACGGTTGAGCATGTTGAATTCGTTGATGTGGCGGCATTACATCGTCTTCTGGAGCGCCACTTTTGCCGCCAAATACGCGCCGCGCGGGACGCATAATTTTGTCGAATGCGGAGTTTGCGACGGTCTGACTTCATTTTTTGCATTGAGTGCCGCATCCGGCTGCGGTAACGATTGGGGCGCTTATTTGTACGATGCTTGGGAGGCGATGCGCGGGGATTTGCTGTTGGATAGCGAGAAAGCCAATCAGGGGGAATACGGCTACCTGAATGTCGATGTGACTCGGGCCAATCTGGCCAAGTTTGGCGATAGGGTTCGCTTCAACAAGGGTTATATCCCCGAATCGTTTGCCCAATCGGAAAATCCCGAGGCGATTGTGTGGATACATATCGATTTGAATTCCGCGACGCCGACCATTGCCGCGCTCGACTTTTTTTGGCCGCGCATGGTTTCGGGCGGGGTGGTGTTGTTCGACGATTATGCATGGGCCGGTTACGAGGACACCCGCAATTTAATCCTGCAATGGTTGAAAGGCAAGGAAGGCACGCTGCTGCCGTTGCCTACCGGGCAAGCGTTGATCTTTAAACGCTGA
- a CDS encoding ABC transporter ATP-binding protein, which translates to MRFLMLVFRIIPEDWHRRFFGLVALYLLLGVFEMLGVASIMPFVALLSDPAALTKSSTGQLFALVSPVPLEQIPVHVVGLVVLFLFVFGNLLGLASMWLSIRFSAQLGVRLAGELSLSFFARGLPFLRSQNPTIHANYVVREIDRAVSGGILQLCLIVSKTFQVALVVVLLALVSLLFSAVFGLAAIIMYSLFFRVLRKKMAGAGEAILHATGNATRAATDLFASAKEVLVRGNLNYFVDGVCGWLDEYHHADQVSRVYPMVPKYLIELLAFSMLLSLPIYRSWSGGEYRSLVPFIALFAYAGYRLLPNLQQVYASLSILKFNAAAVEYLGQCLAEARARTAGVTRIEHFGRSIVFENVAYTYPGSDSPALAGVSLQIAVGEKVAIVGVSGSGKTTMLDLILGLVPAASGTIAIDGIELADQRLSWATELVGYAPQAPLILGASVAENIAFGIPADAIDLRRCREVADFALAGDVVGNLPRGMATVLGGDGVALSGGEAQRISIARALYHDPQIVVLDEPSSALDPVLSARLFEKLCATDFQKTVVAVTHNWDVLPGFDKIVLMDAGRLAAIGSYAEVAPLVEELRKREPAEG; encoded by the coding sequence ATGCGCTTTTTGATGCTGGTTTTCAGAATCATTCCGGAAGATTGGCATCGGCGGTTTTTTGGCCTGGTTGCGTTGTATCTGTTGTTGGGCGTGTTCGAGATGCTTGGCGTAGCCTCGATCATGCCGTTCGTCGCCTTGTTGTCCGATCCTGCGGCACTGACCAAATCCTCGACCGGCCAGTTGTTCGCGCTGGTCAGTCCCGTACCGTTGGAGCAGATACCGGTACACGTGGTGGGTCTGGTCGTACTGTTTTTGTTCGTGTTCGGCAATCTGCTCGGCCTAGCGTCGATGTGGTTGTCGATCCGGTTTTCGGCGCAGTTGGGTGTCAGATTGGCCGGCGAATTATCGCTGAGCTTTTTCGCCAGGGGCTTGCCGTTTTTGCGGTCGCAGAACCCGACGATTCATGCCAATTACGTGGTCAGAGAAATCGATAGAGCGGTGTCGGGCGGCATCCTGCAATTGTGCCTGATCGTAAGTAAAACCTTTCAGGTTGCCTTGGTCGTTGTGCTGCTGGCTTTGGTCTCGCTGTTGTTTTCCGCGGTTTTCGGGTTAGCGGCCATCATCATGTACTCGTTGTTCTTTCGCGTGTTGCGAAAGAAAATGGCCGGAGCCGGCGAGGCGATTTTGCACGCTACCGGAAATGCCACCCGCGCGGCCACCGATCTGTTCGCTTCCGCTAAGGAGGTGTTGGTACGCGGCAATCTGAACTACTTTGTTGACGGCGTTTGCGGTTGGTTGGATGAGTACCATCATGCTGATCAGGTTTCCAGGGTTTATCCGATGGTCCCCAAATACCTGATAGAACTGCTGGCATTTTCGATGTTGCTGTCCTTGCCGATCTACCGTTCCTGGAGCGGCGGCGAATACCGTTCGCTGGTACCGTTCATCGCCTTGTTCGCTTACGCCGGCTACCGTCTGCTGCCGAATTTGCAGCAGGTTTACGCCAGTCTGAGTATTCTGAAATTCAATGCCGCTGCGGTCGAATATCTCGGCCAATGTCTGGCGGAAGCCAGGGCGCGGACGGCGGGTGTCACCAGGATAGAGCACTTCGGCCGGAGCATCGTCTTCGAAAATGTGGCCTATACCTATCCGGGCAGCGATAGCCCGGCGCTTGCCGGCGTGTCGTTGCAAATCGCTGTTGGCGAAAAGGTGGCGATTGTCGGTGTTTCCGGGAGCGGCAAAACCACCATGCTCGATTTGATCCTGGGTTTGGTGCCGGCTGCAAGCGGAACGATTGCGATCGACGGGATCGAACTTGCCGATCAACGATTGTCATGGGCGACCGAATTGGTCGGCTACGCGCCGCAAGCGCCGCTGATCTTGGGTGCCTCGGTTGCCGAGAATATCGCGTTCGGCATTCCGGCCGATGCCATCGATCTACGGCGCTGCCGCGAGGTCGCCGATTTTGCATTAGCCGGCGACGTGGTCGGCAATTTGCCGCGCGGTATGGCTACGGTCCTGGGCGGAGACGGCGTGGCGCTTTCCGGCGGCGAAGCCCAGCGTATATCGATCGCCCGCGCCTTGTACCACGACCCGCAAATCGTTGTGCTCGACGAGCCGTCCAGCGCCTTGGACCCGGTATTGTCGGCCCGCCTGTTCGAAAAATTGTGCGCGACCGATTTTCAGAAAACGGTAGTCGCGGTGACTCATAACTGGGACGTTCTGCCTGGGTTCGACAAGATTGTCTTGATGGACGCCGGCCGCTTGGCCGCGATCGGCAGCTATGCCGAGGTGGCGCCGCTGGTCGAGGAACTGCGCAAGCGCGAGCCGGCCGAAGGTTGA
- the rfbF gene encoding glucose-1-phosphate cytidylyltransferase, protein MKAVILAGGLGTRISEETVSRPKPMIEIGGKPILWHIMKIYSAHGINEFIVCCGYKGYVIKEYFANYFLHMSDVTFDMQKNQMEVHHRYAEPWRVTLVDTGDDTMTGGRLKRVAAYLQNETAFCFTYGDGDGVADVDISAAIRFHQEHGKLATVTAVQPAGRYGALDLAGTRVKGFMEKPKGDGGWINGGFFVLSPECVQYIDGDATHWEAEPLTRLAQQSQLMAFEHAGFWQPMDTLRDKNQLEELWQSGAAPWKVWHES, encoded by the coding sequence ATGAAAGCAGTCATTCTGGCCGGCGGGCTCGGTACCCGCATCAGCGAAGAAACCGTTTCCCGCCCCAAACCGATGATCGAAATCGGCGGCAAGCCGATTCTGTGGCACATCATGAAGATATACTCCGCGCATGGCATTAACGAGTTTATCGTGTGCTGCGGTTACAAGGGATATGTCATCAAGGAGTATTTCGCCAATTATTTTCTGCATATGTCGGACGTCACCTTCGACATGCAGAAAAACCAAATGGAAGTCCACCACCGCTACGCCGAACCTTGGCGGGTGACACTGGTCGACACCGGCGACGACACCATGACCGGCGGCCGCTTGAAACGGGTCGCCGCCTATCTGCAAAACGAAACGGCATTTTGTTTCACCTACGGCGACGGCGACGGCGTGGCCGATGTCGATATTTCCGCTGCGATTCGTTTTCATCAAGAGCACGGCAAGTTGGCCACCGTCACCGCGGTCCAGCCTGCCGGGCGCTACGGCGCCTTGGATTTGGCCGGGACCCGGGTCAAAGGCTTCATGGAAAAACCGAAAGGCGACGGCGGCTGGATCAACGGCGGTTTCTTCGTGTTATCCCCCGAGTGCGTGCAATACATCGACGGCGATGCAACCCACTGGGAGGCCGAGCCATTGACCCGTTTGGCGCAGCAAAGCCAACTGATGGCTTTCGAACACGCCGGCTTTTGGCAACCGATGGATACGCTACGCGACAAGAATCAGCTCGAGGAGTTGTGGCAATCCGGGGCCGCACCGTGGAAGGTTTGGCATGAATCCTGA